The region tatttgattagTAAATTAGTTGCATTCATTATTATTGTGGTTTTTGCTCTGTGCTGCACCATACTTTATGCTCTGTATTTCACTTTAATTCTTGATTAAACAAGTAGATCATGTATTTGACCCCTTATCTTTTTCAAGTTTCGGTGTCTTTGTTAATGttgtttttgaaattattttaaccatttttacatTTGTAAATCTTACCTATAGTATTAATTTCCTGAGGCTCCTGAACAGATTATCACAATGTTGATGACttgaaaggacagaaatttattctcatgtTAGTTCTGGAGATCAAAAATCTGAAATCAGTATCattgggctgaaatcaaggtttTGTCAGGGCCAAACTCTCTCTAGGGGCTCATGGGAAGAATTTATTCCTTGTCTCACAGCTTTTGGTGACTTCCAGTTTTGCTTGGCTTGTGGCCCTATCACTCCAACCTTCAATGCCATCATCTTCAAACCTCTCTTCTGTCTTCACAACATCTTTCTCCAGGTGTGTTTATTTACATGCTAAATCATAAAACTGCAAGGACATGGCACACATAGAAAGCACTCTTACTAACATATCCTAAAAAGTTATATTTGGAGCAAAGATCATGTGTTAACTATTTAGAAAATATTCCAGTATCCCTGGCACAGTTACTTATTATTTCaattaaataaatgaacacatgTTAGGTGAAAAATATGGAGTTATGctgtatttaaaatgaaaatacagtacTGCCTTGAAATTCAAATGTTTTAAATGAGGTGAGATTTCTTATATTATCTGAGCGATTTTGCATTTTAAGATAAAGGTAAGGGAAATTGTTCACCTTCAACCTCCAACTGGAGCAGTTTATCAACCTTGGTGATCTTGCCATTTTGGGTCAAACAATTCATTGTCATGGAGTTCAGCCCTGGGAACTGTAGGATGTGACAGCCTTTCTGGCCTCTACTTATTAGATGAAAACAGcacccttcctctcctccctgaCCCACCTCTGAGAATTCTGACAAGCAAAGCTATCTGCAGGCATTGTCAAATGTTCCATGAGGAGAAAAATCACCCATTCTTGGAACCACTGAACTAGTGGATCAATATACTTCAGCTCCAGCCTTCTCATAGGAACCTTTCACATTGAACTTCCCTGTGTTTACAAAGCTTGAAGTGAAATTCAAGGCTGTTTTGTCTAAATCAAATATATCTTTCCTGCCATACTTTTCTTCATTAGACAGCACATTCTCTCTAGAcctcattttaattatttttttgtgctttaattgaaagtttacagtttaagtcagtttctcatacaaaaattcatgcatacattgttatgtgatcctagttgctcttcctataatgtgacagcacactcctcatcccaccctggatttcccgtgtccgttcaaccagctcctgtccctttctcatCTCGTCTCCAGATAGGaggtgcctatttagtctcatgtatgtacttgctaagaagcacactcttctggagtatcattttatgtcttatagtccagtctaatctttgtctgaaaaactggcttcagggatggttttagttttggcctAACAGAGCCCATGGGCACcctgtcttccagggttcctccaatctcagtcagacaattaagtctggtctttttagtagaatttaagttctgcactccacttttctcctgctctgtcagggattgtctgttgtgttcgttgtcagggtggtcattggtggtagcctggcatcatctagttcttctggtttcaggctgatttTAATAATCTACCACTCTGAAGCCAAGACATGTTTCTTTGGACATTTTCAAGATACACAAAAACATAtcacttcattttattttgtgtttaacCAACTTTTGATTAAAACTTTTGATCAGAACTGTTTAATTGCTCATATGTCTTTTCCATTTGGGATTTAGATATGAGAGTGTACCTCCCTGAGAACTTATGTCCGATCAGGAAGATGACCTCAAAAGTCACAAAGCAAGCATAAAAAGGCTGTGCATTCTCATAGGAACCAAATCCTTCCTATGGGAGGCAAGAACTGGTTCCAGCAACACAGAAGGTACACCCCTAATGGGTTCAGATAAATGTTGCAACGAACTgaatgtttttgtctctaagtgtCATACTTGATTTTCCcactagaaaatgaactgagattGACAACAGTGTAGTAAGAAGGTGGGTAATAGAAAGTCATTAATCTGGTAAGTATTCTTAACAGAATCAAACAATTTTATGGCTGAATGGGGTTCTACAAGATCATGTCTTATATTCACTTGTTAACATATTTTAAagagttatgagaattaaatgtgaaATTACTTTGGAAATAATGAGATCAAAATATGTTAAGGCGAAGTATGTGACACTTGCTCAGAATTAATCTACCTTAGCTTGTCAGAAACTGTACCAAGGTAGAAAAAGAAACGACCAAAATTGCAGATTTCGTGATCATTGTTGTATGTATACTTTGTCCTGTCTAGTGAAAGAATAACTCTTCTGATAGCTACACTCTGCTTATTTACCCTAAATGTATACAACGTTTTAGTAAAAATATTTAACTTTAGTAAAACCTTTAAGAAATTGGGGAAATGGCATGGAATAACAAATGCTACAAAGGGAAATTTAAGGAGGCATACTTTTATGCATCGGAATACACAAGTACATTTACAAATAGATATAAAACTGTGTTTTTCCACGGGGGGAGGGAAATCAAATCCCTGTTCACTGGACAAAATATACTTTTCCATGAACCAGTATCATTTGCATTGCTAGTGATTGTCTACAAGTTGCAGAGTTGTAAATTAAGGCAAGGGCAATAACAGTGGAAATAgcccagatgaatggatagatgagcCCATTTGAATATCTATTACAGTTATTCCCTGTAGAAAGAATAGAAATCATCTTGCATATAATTAAAGCAGATGCCTGagttgaaaaataataaatttgttatTATAAACATTTCTCAAGTTGCATTCCATAGATTGGATatggataaaataaaatagatgtcTGGATCTACCCAGAGTTTCTTTCTATGTTGCCACTTTGAACAGTAAAGGAACAAGATGGTGAGAATATTGAGATCATTAATGGAAATTTGTTTAACACTTACCATTGTAACTTGATGAGAAAGGTACTCTCATTGTCatattatagatgaagaaactaaaactaAGAGATTAATTGTACTGCCCAAGTATTCCCAGCTACTGCGTGACAGGGGAAGAATTCAGCACTTACCTTACTAATTCAGTCTTTGGTCTTTCTATATTATCAGTGGATTTCAAGCTGTTCTAATGGATCCCTTTTTCCTCAGAGTCAAACTACATCTGAAAGTGAGAAATACAGAAATTCTGCTCTTCTATCCAAAAATCTTTACCTGGAACAGTAATGTTTTTATCTgttgtagaaataaatgaaagcaatCCAACTGGGGACAAATAAAGCCTGTTTATTCAGTTTGCTATATCAAGGTGGTTCATTGCCATCACTTGTATTTGACAGGAactcaaaggcaggcagaggagtGGGAAAGTTTACATGAGAAAAAGGGAAGGCTTAAAGTATGCCCTGATTGGAGATTGTTGAAGTAGGAAAGCTGGAATTGGACTTATTAGAAATGGGGCATTTTATGCAATTGATTGTCTTGGGAGTCTATTtggctttttctcttttgtcaTTAATTAGAAGTGAGAAACTGTTTTAATTCTCTTGCAATCTACATTTCTGTGTTCATGGAGTTCCAGTGACCCACCCATGTCATTCACCCTTAACTGTTCTTTTGAAACTTAAGGCTTTAAGGAGCTGGTTTTCCTGGAGCCAACTTCAGGTCAAACAGCCTCATAAACAGATTAGCAGAGatcattttgccttaggcattgggtcCCCTAGAGAATGATCTATGTGTACCCAGTTTGGAAAAGCAGgaactcaatggtctgactgggagATGTATGCATGTCCTTAGTGACTTTGTTTCTACAACTGACTGACCCTGAAACCTTGTAAGTGCTTTGATGCTATCTCCTGAGAAATTAACAAGACAGTGACCTTCAGGGGACTGTCTTGCCAGACCCAGGTACTTAGGATCCTTGACAGCTGGCCACCTTGAGGATTCATGCACCTGATCCTTGAAGCCTTGAAGAACAAATGCTGTGGTGCTATATCTAAAGGCCACTCAATGATCTATGTAACCCTTTCACTGTCCCCTCTTCGGACCACCTTTCCGATACTTTCTGGTTGAAGCCCCAATTAGAACTGTAtttactcacaataaatatagtCTGTTATATACATTTCTGATGTTTCTCTGCACATTTAGATTTTTAACAGAAGTCAGACAAAATTCAGGAAAGCAAGCAAGACAACGACAAAATCATAATTTGGTCATAATTCTGGATCAATTACTGAGAACGTTCTGATTTGGCTTCCTGGGTTATTTGATGAAGAGGTTGTGGGTCAGAGTTCTATTGTGATATATGGTCTGGACATTGCCTATTTGTATATTCAATCTGTCACTGTTTATGTATTCAGGATTAAACTTTATTTATTAATCTTTGTTGATTGAGAATCTACTATGGGTCAGGATTATATAAGGCATTGATTCTACAATGatggatactaaaaaaaaaattaaagacatcaTTCATGTTGTCAGAAATCATACAGTCTAGGGAGGGACACGTATAATAAAtagatgaataataaaaaaattacgaattgtgataagtgctatgaagggaATAACTAGGATGGAGAGATGGAGAATAATGGAGGAACTACTTAGAGTTGGTCAGTAGAGACCTTGCTGAAAGTCAGGATTTAAGCTGAGCTCGGAGAATAAAGGATGTTGGAAGAATAATGTTCTGGGTAGAAGAAATtgtatgtgcaaaggccctgaagcaCAGAGCTCATACAGAACTTCACCAAAACACCAGCCTAGGAGAGTGATTGTCAACTCAAATCCTATTGTTCTATGTTTGCTGAGCTGTTCTCCGGCAAAGGGCTGAGACAAACTAAATAATAGTGTACTTTTTCCTTTGCACAAAAATATAGGCCTGGTTGCAATGAGTTAGAATTAGCTTGATAGTAAAGGGTTTAGGTTCGCTTTTGGTAACCAAGCTCTAGGCATATGAGACTACATTATTCCATAGGCGGCAAATTTCTACTAGATCCACCAACACACTGTAGAGACAAGCAGTGGCCCAGCTGAGGGAGGTAAGATTGTAGTGCATTACAGGGAGTTTGCATGACTGGAGGACAGTGAATGAGGGGTGAACAGATTGCATCAGACAAGATTGGaggtggagcagctgatgaactGGCTTGTGCAACAGATAAAGGCAAAGATGAAAGAAGCAGTGATTAATATGGTAGTCCTGACTGAGTGGACTGGACAGAGGTGAGATGTTTAGTTTTGAAATTTTAGATGCACAGAAAGTGGTGGAAGACAGAGTTAGAGAAATTAAGGCTGAATACCAAGTTTAGAGTCAGCAACTAGCTTGAGGGTAGTGCCGTTTAATGTGGGAACAAATAGCTTTAAGTAATACGAAGTGGCTCAGTTGGCAGTTTAgctaaaatatgtgtgtatatatatacatatataagcttctgggtttttttatatAAGCTTCTGCTGCTACAATATTTGAAAACctatgcattctgttggattaacTGTAGGTGTGACTAGGTGCCATAAGGATGACCCAGTAGATTTTAGAATGGCTGTTCTATTTATTCTggcactttcattttttttaagtcaatgtcTGGGTTGTTATTCACATTGTCGTCACTGTATCTGTCACTGCTCCTGAATCCACAAAGCActgcaaagagatggagaaagtgaACGGCACAGTGAAGACTGAGTTCTTCCTCCTGGGATTTAGTGACCACCCAGAACTTCAGAGGCTTCTTTTTGCTGTGTTCTTTTCCATCTACGCAGTgatgctcatggggaaccttgggatgatttttttaatcacaagCAGCTCCCACCTGCACACACCTATGTACTTTTTCCTCTGCATATTGTCCCTCATAGATGCATGCTACTTTTCTGTCATTGCTCCCAAATTACTGGTGGACTTGGTTTCTGATAAGAAGACAATTTCTTACAATGGGTGTGCTGCACGgctctattttttcatttctttggttgATAGAGAATCTTTCCTCTTGGCTGCCATGGCTTATGACCGGTACATAGCAATCTGCAAGCCACTGCTTTATACTGTTATTATGTCCAAGAGAATTTGTTGCCAGCTTGCAATGGGAACATTTTTGGGAGGCACCGTGAGCTCCATTATCCACACCACTAACATCTTCCATCTCACTTTCTGCTCCAAAGACATTAACCATTTCTTTTGTGATGTCTCTCCTCTATTTTCACTGTCCTGCACAGACACCGACATTCATGACATAGTTCTGGTGGTCTTTGCTAGTTTGTTTGAAGCTGTCTGTCTTCTAACAGTTCTTCTCTCATATGTCTTCATCATAGCAGCTCTCCTCAAGATAAGTTCTgctgagggaagaaagaaaggttTCCTCACTTGTGCTTCCCACCTGATCGTTGTCACTGTCTACCATGGTACCTTGATCTTCATTTATTTGCGCCCTGGTACAGGTCATTCACTGGATATCGACAAAGTGACCTCTGTGTTCTATACATTGATTGTACCTATGTTGAATCCCCTGATTTACAGTCTAAGGAACAAAGATGTCAAAAATGCCTTTAGAAAACTTATCAGTTGAAAATTGCTTTCTTAGGAAAGGATGAAATAAGACTTGAAACCTTTCAGCAATATATGTTTCTTGGCCTATGGTTGGAATGCTGGAGATGAAAGTTTAATATGGATGTTCTCCCAAGTTGCAGGTAATAAATACTCGGCCATAGAATGTGGCCAGGACTTAACATCAGAACTGGCCCTCTCACatgatttatatatattatgtCTATCTCTACCATTTTAAAGTTGACTTTTGTAATATTTATTTCTGGATAAGATTTGCCCTTCattttatttcctatattccaaGCTTTCTTTCCATCCTAATCTCACACCATGATTGTTCCCCATATGGGATAAGTCAATGACATACTGTAACTACCTCTTTTGTGAACATAAATGAATACAAATCATTGAGActctttttcaatttatttttatccCCATGTAAATAAGTGCACATGGTAGCTTAGCTGTTCAAATCCTACTCACTCTAAAAAGGTCCTGCTCTAATTTAAACCTTACATGATTTTTTTCTGAATCACCCTTCAATTACAGATGATAACTTACTATCTGAATGCCACTCGAATCTTGAGTGTGCTTCTTTTAACACTCTCATCAATTCCTATCTTACCGTGAAGCTACTTGTGACTGTGTTCTATAACTCTATTAGACTTATTCATTAATTCCTTACTCATTATTTGATCCCTTGCCTCTACCATGGTATCTTCCCCAGTGTAATTATTGAATGAATTTTTATGAAAAAGCCCTAATTAATTTTACTGTTGATTGTTTTTCGTATTGAATATATGCCTCtaactccccaccccccaaaaaaaacccagtgccgtattttctttccagtatttttgttttttcttctctagagtgGCAGTATATACACAAATAACTATTAAAGACTGTTTTTCAGTatggtggcttaaaaaaacaaagttggCTAGATTAAAATCTAATTCATAGACTATTTCATCAACAACATATTCAGTCTGGAATCTATATTGGTAAGCACCAAGCTGAACAATCTGAGAGAAGTTGGGCTCTGGCAGACAGAGGTAAGACTTGGAGCCCACTAATGGCAGAACGATAACCTGGTCTGCAACTGGGGCATGACCCATGGAGAAGGCTGTAAAATCTAAAAAAAGTGCTATAGCCAAAGGTAAGATTGAGGCATAGGAAAGAGGATGACCAAGAGAACAATGCCTTCTGACAATGGCAATGTGTGTTGGGTTCTAAATCTAGACCACAGTTTGATTCACTGAGGTGGGATTTATTTTCACAAGAAGGGGTTTGTCCATGTAGATTACTGGTGGGACAGGGCCCTGGACACTGTATGTTTTCAACAGTGAAGAGTTTTGTGCATTGTGATTCAAGGCTGTTGAGAATCAAGTGCTTCTTTCTAAATACTGAGCAGGGAATGCTGTCTGAAAGGCGTGGGAGAATCATAATTAGTAGCTAGCGATCCAAGTGCAGCTATGTGTGCCCATTTGGCCATGGCCCTGGAGATAGGGTCATAAAGGATAATGTAAAATCAAGTACTCTGACATTAAATATCCAAACTCGCTTCTTGGGTATAAGAAGTGTGGGCCTTAGATCAGTAGTATGGTTGCAGGTAGTTGGCGATGGAACATGGGAATGTTGTGACCAAAATTGGTAGCCATGAACAAACCTCTACTAAGCAATAACAAGGAGTAAGGCAGGTTTGAAGAACATGCCTTAAGGTGGCTGGGGAGAAAGCTACACACATGTGAATTTTGAGGTTAGGATCTACAACTGGGGTCTCCCAGACAGGGTGAGCAGGTTCTAAAGAGGGTAGAAAGATGGGGCTTGGAGACTCACTGTTTGAGATAATGCAATGAATAGCATCCCCCGCCCCCAGTGTTCAGTCATATCAAGTTTCAGCCCCTGGCTGGGGAGCTAGTTattaagggcttttttttttatcaccttagGAATTTTCTTGATCAAACTTAGGTAGTTGTGTGAactctctttaaaaataaatatttgtttctgAATTTTCAAACCTTTTAATAATGTCAGGCACACTTATGACAGTGATATACCCAGTGATATATATTGTTTTTaatccctgctttttttttttttaagcaggtgaagaaactgaggcctagcaGGGTTAAGTAACCTGAGAAAGGTCATACAGCTAACAAGTAAATAGTAGTTTATGAACTTCTAGGTCTGTCTTACTTCAAAGTTCAAGTTCTTATCTTAAACTCTCATCTTGataattttcttaaaacaaaaataatcgaacaaaattttaaaaattctggttTTCTACCCATATGTAAATCAGTGCCTTCaatgaaaaggacaaataataataataataaaggatatATTTTTCCTTATACATACTGCTGAAAGATGGTGGTGAAAACCAATTTTTGATAACATGAGTAGGCctaatttcatagatgaggatATTGTTAACTAATACATTATTCTAATAGAAAACATTGAGTTTGGAAAGGATTGGACAGTAATTGTGGTGTCCtgataaataatataaattattctATGAGCACCAATTAAAGTATTTGAGATTATAGAGGAAAACACATATTTAAGAGATtatcaaataattttatttgttttcaaaacCTGTCTAATAAGCAACGCGAAACAAATAGCATGTGGAATATCATTTTCAATGAATTATTTCATCTctataatttttaaagtaaaaaacacTCAGCTCATTTTATACACTAAAGGAATGTATAAAATTAGGCAAGATCTAAATGAAAGACCTCTTGTAAATTACTGCTCTGTAGTCTCAGATCCAGGAGAGAACGTCTTCATGTTTCCTTCTTAACAAAAACCTAAAATAAAATGTGTACACCTGGGCACCTGAAATTGTGTCATGTTTTTCATAACTGGATTAATTGTTAATTGCTTACAATGAGAACAGCATATGCAATTAACTCAATTAAGTCACTGGAAAAGATGACAGGATTATTCCAAAACAATTCATAATTGTATAATTAAGAAATTCTATGAAGTAAATGATTaacaaattacaagaaatattttatttggaaTAAATTGGTTTTAATGAATTTGTAAATATGTCAATTATACAGACT is a window of Elephas maximus indicus isolate mEleMax1 chromosome 20, mEleMax1 primary haplotype, whole genome shotgun sequence DNA encoding:
- the LOC126063718 gene encoding olfactory receptor 5I1-like; its protein translation is MEKVNGTVKTEFFLLGFSDHPELQRLLFAVFFSIYAVMLMGNLGMIFLITSSSHLHTPMYFFLCILSLIDACYFSVIAPKLLVDLVSDKKTISYNGCAARLYFFISLVDRESFLLAAMAYDRYIAICKPLLYTVIMSKRICCQLAMGTFLGGTVSSIIHTTNIFHLTFCSKDINHFFCDVSPLFSLSCTDTDIHDIVLVVFASLFEAVCLLTVLLSYVFIIAALLKISSAEGRKKGFLTCASHLIVVTVYHGTLIFIYLRPGTGHSLDIDKVTSVFYTLIVPMLNPLIYSLRNKDVKNAFRKLIS